The ANME-2 cluster archaeon genome contains the following window.
ATGGCTTGTTTCACCTGTGCGGTGTCGGTAATATCAAGGTCCGCTCTGCCAAACAGTGCAGCCTCAGGGAACACCTGCTGCAGGTCATGCCCCAACATCCCGTAAGCACCAAATATCACTGTTTTAACGGTTCCCACCACCATCTGTTCTCCATATACCATTTCACAGTGGATTTTAGTGCCTTATCAAAATCATATCCAGGTTTCCAGCCCATCCCCCTTAATTTCGTGCAGTCCAGGGAATATCGCAGGTCATGACCTTTCCGATCCTCCACAAACTCTATGCTGGATTCATCCCGTCCCAGCATCTCCAGTATCCTATGTGTGATCTCTAGATTGGTCAATTCACTTCCGCCGCCGATATTATAGATATCTCCACTTCGCCCGTGGTTGAATACGAAATCAATTCCCAAGCAGTGGTCATCCACAAAGATCCAGTCCCTCACATTCAATCCGGTGCCATATACAGGCACCTTTTTCCCTTCCATCAGGTTGGTGATGAACAGGGGTATCAATTTTTCAGGATATTGGTACGGCCCGAAATTATTCGTGCACCTGGTTATAGTCACAGGCAACCCGTAGGTGATATAGTACGACATTGCCAACAGGTCTGATCCTGCCTTACTGGCAGAATACGGACTTGACGGTTCAAGTGGGTCTTCCTCGGAAAAGGAACCTTCATCAATGCTCCCGTAAACCTCATCAGTGGACACATGGATGAACTTATTCACACCTGATTGCAAAGCACAGTTCAGTAAGGTATTTGTGCCCAGTACATTTGTTGTGACAAATACAGAACCATCCTTGATGGAACGGTCAACATGGCTCTCGGCAGCGAAATGGACAACTGCATCCGTTCCTTCCATAGCTTTATTGACCACACCAGGATCGCAGATATCACCTTTAATGAACGTATATCCCGGATTCGTGATATCTTGCAGGTTATCCGGGTTTCCCGCATATGTGAGTTTATCAAGATTAGTGATCCTGGTATCCGGGTAGCGTTTGAACATCATCCGGATATAATTGCTTCCGATGAATCCAGACCCACCCGTTACCAGGATCTTCATAATAGCCCTTATCCGTGTTTTAAGCTGGGATCCAGTCCCCAGTCGTAAGGGATCTCTTTAGTATCTGGTGGAAGCCTGTACTCATCGGGCTCCTGGTAATTATAGGGAAGAGTTGGCACACTTAAGAAAAAGGCGGTTTGGGTACCAACACCCTTGAAACCGTGGTAGACCCCAGGA
Protein-coding sequences here:
- the rfbB gene encoding dTDP-glucose 4,6-dehydratase, with the protein product MKILVTGGSGFIGSNYIRMMFKRYPDTRITNLDKLTYAGNPDNLQDITNPGYTFIKGDICDPGVVNKAMEGTDAVVHFAAESHVDRSIKDGSVFVTTNVLGTNTLLNCALQSGVNKFIHVSTDEVYGSIDEGSFSEEDPLEPSSPYSASKAGSDLLAMSYYITYGLPVTITRCTNNFGPYQYPEKLIPLFITNLMEGKKVPVYGTGLNVRDWIFVDDHCLGIDFVFNHGRSGDIYNIGGGSELTNLEITHRILEMLGRDESSIEFVEDRKGHDLRYSLDCTKLRGMGWKPGYDFDKALKSTVKWYMENRWWWEPLKQ